Proteins encoded together in one Nocardioides marinisabuli window:
- a CDS encoding NAD-dependent epimerase/dehydratase family protein, whose protein sequence is MSQTSTITSTPTVVVTGANGLVGAATCAALVERGAHVRAVVRRAGTAPALPGVEERVGDFHDPDLAARLVAGADAVVTTVHPMGSDRETQHRIGVEGTSVLARAAAGTGVERFVHVSTAAVYDRSPGAGDVDEEAALVGDDAGDYPVTKRDTDAAIAQVEGLTRVLVRPPAILGAGDSSVWNTLRPRAIRDDESARRANPDQSFAWVHLDDLAAMIAEVATGRTEAGDAPEQGPVAGGCTAVNVAGEPATVRDYHETVTGALGVEPQWQEEPAWTGQVRADRAHRWGWKPSVSLAAALDELARGLQE, encoded by the coding sequence ATGAGCCAGACCAGCACCATCACCAGCACCCCCACCGTCGTCGTCACCGGTGCCAACGGCCTCGTCGGCGCCGCCACCTGCGCCGCGCTCGTCGAGCGGGGCGCCCACGTGCGTGCCGTCGTACGCCGCGCGGGCACGGCCCCCGCGCTGCCCGGCGTCGAGGAGCGCGTGGGCGACTTCCACGACCCCGACCTCGCCGCGAGGCTGGTCGCGGGCGCCGACGCCGTGGTCACGACGGTGCACCCCATGGGCAGCGACCGCGAGACCCAGCACCGCATCGGGGTGGAGGGCACCTCGGTGCTCGCCCGCGCCGCGGCCGGGACCGGGGTGGAGCGCTTCGTGCACGTCTCGACGGCCGCCGTCTACGACCGCTCACCGGGCGCCGGCGACGTCGACGAGGAGGCCGCCCTGGTCGGCGACGACGCCGGCGACTACCCGGTGACCAAGCGCGACACCGACGCGGCGATCGCGCAGGTCGAGGGACTGACCCGGGTGCTGGTGCGCCCGCCGGCGATCCTGGGCGCGGGGGACAGCTCGGTGTGGAACACCCTGCGCCCCCGGGCGATCCGCGACGACGAGTCCGCCCGTCGGGCCAACCCCGACCAGTCCTTCGCCTGGGTGCACCTCGACGACCTCGCCGCCATGATCGCCGAGGTCGCCACCGGTCGCACCGAGGCCGGCGACGCCCCGGAGCAGGGCCCGGTCGCGGGCGGCTGCACGGCGGTCAACGTGGCGGGCGAGCCGGCGACGGTGCGCGACTACCACGAGACGGTGACCGGGGCGCTGGGCGTGGAGCCGCAGTGGCAGGAGGAGCCCGCGTGGACCGGCCAGGTGCGCGCCGACCGCGCACACCGGTGGGGCTGGAAGCCGAGCGTCAGCCTCGCCGCCGCCCTCGACGAGCTGGCTCGCGGCCTGCAGGAGTAG
- a CDS encoding NADP-dependent isocitrate dehydrogenase, whose protein sequence is MATIIYTHTDEAPLLATYSFLPIIQAYAAKAGVEVETRDISLAGRILAQFPERLTEEQRIGDHLAELGELATKPEANIIKLPNISASTPQLKAAIKELQEKGYDLPAYPENPQSDEEKDARAKYDKVKGSAVNPVLREGNSDRRAPAAVKGYAKKYPHRMGEWKSDSKTAVATMDGGDFRSNEQSVVMESADTLSIVHVGVDGTETVLKDALPVEAGEVVDSTFMSVAALRRFLTEQIARAKAEDVLFSVHLKATMMKVSDPIVFGHAVQAFFPTLFEQYGEQLAAAGISPNDGLGGLMSSLDQLADGEAIKAAVEQGLAEGPRMAMVDDRKGITNLHVPSDVIIDASMPAMIRIGGHMWGPDGQEDDCLAVIPDSSYAGVYAAVIEDCKANGAYDPATMGSVPNVGLMARKAEEYGSHDKTFEIPAAGTVVVRNGAGETLTSHEVEPGDIWRACQTKDEPIRDWVKLAVTRARASGSPAVFWLDETRAHDANLIKKVHAYLPEHDTEGLTIEIMAPAEATTYSVERIRKGEDTISVTGNVLRDYNTDLFPILEVGTSAKMLSIVPLMNGGGLFETGAGGSAPKHVQQLIEENYLRWDSLGEFFALAASFEHLAGYADNRGAQVLADTLDAATATFLEEDKSPTRKIGGIDNRGSHFYLAMYWAQELAKQTVDADLAAVFAPLAEKLAAEEETIVSELNGVQGSPADIGGYYQPVDEKADKVMRPSSTLNEALASL, encoded by the coding sequence ATGGCCACCATCATCTACACCCACACGGACGAGGCGCCCCTGCTGGCGACCTACTCCTTCCTGCCGATCATCCAGGCGTACGCCGCCAAGGCGGGCGTCGAGGTCGAGACCCGCGACATCTCGCTGGCCGGCCGCATCCTCGCGCAGTTCCCCGAGCGCCTCACCGAGGAGCAGCGCATCGGTGACCACCTCGCCGAGCTCGGCGAGCTGGCCACCAAGCCCGAGGCCAACATCATCAAGCTGCCCAACATCTCCGCCTCCACCCCGCAGCTCAAGGCCGCGATCAAGGAGCTGCAGGAGAAGGGCTACGACCTGCCGGCCTACCCCGAGAACCCGCAGAGCGACGAGGAGAAGGACGCCCGCGCCAAGTACGACAAGGTCAAGGGCTCGGCGGTCAACCCGGTCCTGCGCGAGGGCAACTCCGACCGCCGCGCGCCCGCCGCGGTCAAGGGCTACGCCAAGAAGTACCCCCACCGCATGGGCGAGTGGAAGAGCGACTCCAAGACCGCCGTGGCCACCATGGACGGTGGCGACTTCCGCTCCAACGAGCAGTCGGTCGTCATGGAGTCCGCCGACACCCTCTCGATCGTGCACGTCGGCGTCGACGGCACCGAGACCGTGCTCAAGGACGCGCTGCCCGTCGAGGCCGGCGAGGTCGTCGACTCGACGTTCATGAGCGTCGCCGCGCTGCGCCGCTTCCTGACCGAGCAGATCGCCCGCGCCAAGGCCGAGGACGTGCTGTTCTCAGTGCACCTGAAGGCCACGATGATGAAGGTCTCCGACCCGATCGTCTTCGGCCACGCCGTGCAGGCCTTCTTCCCCACCCTCTTCGAGCAGTACGGCGAGCAGCTGGCCGCGGCGGGCATCTCGCCCAACGACGGCCTCGGCGGCCTGATGTCCTCGCTCGACCAGCTGGCCGATGGTGAGGCGATCAAGGCCGCCGTCGAGCAGGGCCTGGCCGAGGGCCCGCGGATGGCGATGGTCGACGACCGCAAGGGCATCACCAACCTGCACGTGCCCTCCGACGTCATCATCGACGCCTCGATGCCGGCGATGATCCGCATCGGCGGCCACATGTGGGGCCCCGACGGCCAGGAGGACGACTGCCTCGCGGTCATCCCCGACTCCTCGTACGCCGGCGTCTACGCCGCGGTGATCGAGGACTGCAAGGCCAACGGCGCCTACGACCCCGCGACCATGGGCTCGGTGCCCAACGTGGGCCTGATGGCGCGCAAGGCCGAGGAGTACGGCTCGCACGACAAGACCTTCGAGATCCCCGCCGCCGGCACCGTCGTGGTGCGCAACGGCGCGGGGGAGACCCTGACCTCCCACGAGGTCGAGCCCGGTGACATCTGGCGCGCCTGCCAGACCAAGGACGAGCCGATCCGCGACTGGGTCAAGCTCGCCGTGACCCGGGCCCGCGCCAGCGGCTCGCCGGCCGTCTTCTGGCTCGACGAGACCCGCGCCCACGACGCGAACCTGATCAAGAAGGTCCACGCCTACCTCCCCGAGCACGACACCGAGGGCCTGACCATCGAGATCATGGCCCCGGCCGAGGCGACGACGTACTCCGTCGAGCGCATCCGCAAGGGCGAGGACACCATCTCGGTGACCGGCAACGTGCTGCGCGACTACAACACCGACCTGTTCCCGATCCTCGAGGTCGGCACGTCGGCGAAGATGCTCTCGATCGTGCCGCTGATGAACGGTGGCGGCCTCTTCGAGACCGGCGCCGGCGGCTCGGCGCCCAAGCACGTGCAGCAGCTCATCGAGGAGAACTACCTGCGCTGGGACAGCCTGGGCGAGTTCTTCGCGCTGGCCGCCTCCTTCGAGCACCTCGCGGGGTACGCCGACAACCGCGGCGCCCAGGTCCTGGCCGACACCCTGGACGCCGCGACCGCGACGTTCCTGGAGGAGGACAAGTCCCCGACCCGCAAGATCGGCGGCATCGACAACCGCGGCTCGCACTTCTACCTGGCCATGTACTGGGCCCAGGAGCTGGCGAAGCAGACCGTCGACGCCGACCTGGCCGCGGTCTTCGCGCCGCTGGCCGAGAAGCTCGCCGCCGAGGAGGAGACGATCGTCTCCGAGCTCAACGGCGTGCAGGGCAGCCCGGCCGACATCGGTGGCTACTACCAGCCGGTCGACGAGAAGGCCGACAAGGTGATGCGGCCCTCGAGCACCCTGAACGAGGCGCTCGCCTCGCTCTGA
- a CDS encoding succinate dehydrogenase/fumarate reductase iron-sulfur subunit: protein MNLTLKIWRQKDAQSSGAMQSYAVEGISEDMSFLEMLDTLNEQLNERGEEPVAFDHDCREGICGSCDLMINGQAHGPEVTTTCQLHMRSFSDGQTITIEPWRAGAFPVVKDLIVDRSAFDRIIQSGGYVSVNTGSAPEANSVPAPRDKAMRAFNVATCIGCGACVAACPNGSASLFLGAKITHLGELPQGQPERMSRVAGMVAQHDAEGFGGCTNIGECASACPKEIPLDVISQLNKDLRDALRAGY, encoded by the coding sequence GTGAACCTCACTCTCAAGATCTGGCGTCAGAAGGACGCCCAGTCGTCCGGCGCGATGCAGTCGTACGCCGTCGAGGGCATCTCGGAGGACATGTCGTTCCTGGAGATGCTCGACACGCTCAACGAGCAGCTCAACGAGCGCGGCGAGGAGCCGGTCGCCTTCGACCACGACTGCCGTGAGGGCATCTGCGGCTCCTGCGACCTGATGATCAACGGCCAGGCGCACGGCCCGGAGGTCACCACGACCTGCCAGCTGCACATGCGCTCGTTCTCCGACGGCCAGACGATCACGATCGAGCCGTGGCGCGCGGGTGCGTTCCCGGTCGTCAAGGACCTGATCGTCGACCGCTCCGCCTTCGACCGGATCATCCAGTCCGGCGGCTACGTCTCGGTCAACACCGGCTCGGCCCCCGAGGCCAACTCGGTGCCGGCGCCGCGCGACAAGGCCATGCGTGCCTTCAACGTGGCCACCTGCATCGGCTGCGGCGCCTGCGTCGCCGCCTGCCCCAACGGCTCGGCCTCGCTGTTCCTCGGCGCCAAGATCACCCACCTCGGCGAGCTGCCGCAGGGCCAGCCGGAGCGGATGAGCCGCGTGGCCGGGATGGTCGCCCAGCACGACGCCGAGGGCTTCGGCGGCTGCACCAACATCGGCGAGTGCGCCAGCGCCTGCCCCAAGGAGATCCCGCTCGACGTGATCTCGCAGCTCAACAAGGACCTGCGCGACGCCCTGCGCGCCGGGTACTGA
- a CDS encoding SCO4848 family membrane protein yields MRFERKHGWFLLGVAAWGYYSWTMFARNLWNAWSAGEERAGGYWVAHTALIVVNVALAVVFTVWGLRVLRAVRDAERPASPAEEAGQTGRQE; encoded by the coding sequence ATGCGGTTCGAGCGCAAGCACGGCTGGTTCCTGCTCGGCGTCGCGGCCTGGGGCTACTACAGCTGGACCATGTTCGCGAGGAACCTCTGGAACGCCTGGTCGGCGGGGGAGGAGCGCGCCGGGGGCTACTGGGTGGCCCACACCGCGCTGATCGTCGTCAACGTGGCGCTCGCCGTGGTCTTCACCGTCTGGGGGCTGCGGGTGCTGCGCGCGGTCCGGGACGCCGAACGCCCCGCCTCCCCGGCCGAGGAGGCCGGGCAGACGGGGCGTCAGGAGTAG
- the trpS gene encoding tryptophan--tRNA ligase yields the protein MAATTQPEVSVPAAPPSGARPRVLSGIQPTADSFHFGNYLGALRQWVGLQHDHQPFFFIADLHAITVEQDPKVLRERTLRAAAQLLAMGIDPERSAIFVQSQVPAHAQLGWVLQCLTGFGEARRMTQFKDKSAKGGEGAASVGLFTYPVLQAADILLYRPHFVPVGEDQRQHLELTRDLAQRFNHRFKKTFRLPEPYILKATAKIADLQEPTAKMSKSASSAAGIIDLLDQPSVSAKKIRSAVTDSDGEIRFDREEKPGVSNLLTIYSALTGEGVADLVEQYAGRGYGDLKKDLAEVVVDVVTPFRDKTLELLDDQAHLSDVLRRGAEQAGEVAEATLRDVYQRVGFVAPTRHP from the coding sequence ATGGCAGCCACCACCCAGCCCGAGGTGTCCGTGCCGGCAGCACCGCCCTCGGGGGCCCGTCCGCGTGTGCTCTCGGGCATCCAGCCGACGGCCGACTCCTTCCACTTCGGCAACTACCTCGGCGCGCTGCGCCAGTGGGTGGGGCTCCAGCACGACCACCAGCCGTTCTTCTTCATCGCCGACCTGCACGCGATCACCGTCGAGCAGGACCCCAAGGTGCTGCGCGAGCGGACCCTGCGCGCGGCGGCCCAGCTGCTGGCCATGGGCATCGACCCGGAGCGCTCGGCGATCTTCGTGCAGAGCCAGGTCCCGGCCCACGCCCAGCTCGGCTGGGTGCTGCAGTGCCTGACCGGCTTCGGCGAGGCGCGCCGGATGACCCAGTTCAAGGACAAGTCGGCCAAGGGCGGTGAGGGTGCGGCCAGCGTCGGGCTCTTCACCTACCCGGTCCTCCAGGCCGCCGACATCCTGCTCTACCGGCCCCACTTCGTGCCGGTCGGCGAGGACCAGCGCCAGCACCTCGAGCTGACCCGCGACCTCGCGCAGCGCTTCAACCACCGCTTCAAGAAGACCTTCCGGCTGCCCGAGCCCTACATCCTCAAGGCCACCGCGAAGATCGCGGACCTCCAGGAGCCCACGGCGAAGATGTCGAAGTCGGCCTCCTCGGCAGCCGGCATCATCGACCTGCTCGACCAGCCGTCGGTGAGTGCCAAGAAGATCCGCTCGGCCGTCACCGACTCCGACGGCGAGATCCGCTTCGACCGCGAGGAGAAGCCGGGCGTCAGCAACCTGCTGACGATCTACTCGGCGCTGACCGGCGAGGGCGTGGCCGACCTCGTCGAGCAGTACGCCGGGCGCGGCTACGGCGACCTGAAGAAGGACCTCGCCGAGGTGGTGGTCGACGTCGTGACGCCGTTCCGCGACAAGACCCTCGAGCTGCTCGACGACCAGGCCCACCTCAGCGACGTGCTGCGCCGCGGGGCGGAGCAGGCCGGCGAGGTCGCCGAGGCCACGCTGCGCGACGTCTACCAGCGTGTCGGGTTCGTGGCGCCGACGCGTCACCCGTGA
- a CDS encoding MIP/aquaporin family protein, which translates to MDTAGPTTGQRIAAETIGTFVLVFFGCGSVVYAGQVGAISTVTTIGLTFGIAVMVMVYAFGRVSGGHFNPAVTLGAVLGGRTTWRDVPVYLGSQLLGAVAGAAALWALMQGFPGFDATGNLGQNGFGDAGTGYAAWSAFLLEMLLTAVFVTVILAVTDSRNEHPAMAPLAIGLTLAAIHFVAIPATGTSVNPARSLGPALFAGTDAIMQLWLFILAPLFGAAVAGLAYPMLFGHGSDPVAGSGIPRRAPVAVPGHGAPDQLQQQWNRPQAGDQPQAEPAPIIQDGWQWDPVAHQWRPLEQPPAPRPAGDDDGRTQIRP; encoded by the coding sequence ATGGACACAGCGGGACCCACCACGGGGCAGCGGATCGCGGCTGAGACCATCGGGACCTTCGTGCTGGTCTTCTTCGGGTGCGGCTCCGTCGTGTACGCCGGTCAGGTCGGTGCGATCAGCACCGTCACGACCATCGGCCTGACCTTCGGCATCGCGGTCATGGTCATGGTCTACGCCTTCGGACGCGTCTCCGGCGGGCACTTCAACCCCGCGGTCACGCTGGGCGCCGTGCTCGGCGGGCGCACCACCTGGCGCGACGTCCCGGTCTACCTGGGCTCGCAGCTCCTCGGCGCCGTCGCCGGGGCAGCGGCCCTGTGGGCGCTCATGCAGGGGTTCCCCGGCTTCGACGCCACGGGCAACCTCGGCCAGAACGGCTTCGGCGACGCGGGCACCGGCTACGCCGCCTGGTCGGCGTTCCTGCTCGAGATGCTGCTCACCGCCGTCTTCGTGACCGTGATCCTCGCCGTCACCGACTCGCGCAACGAGCACCCCGCGATGGCCCCCCTGGCCATCGGGCTGACCCTGGCGGCCATCCACTTCGTGGCCATCCCGGCGACCGGCACCTCCGTCAACCCCGCCCGCTCCCTGGGCCCGGCCCTGTTCGCCGGCACCGACGCGATCATGCAGCTGTGGCTGTTCATCCTTGCGCCGCTCTTCGGCGCAGCGGTGGCTGGCCTGGCCTACCCGATGCTCTTCGGGCACGGCAGCGACCCGGTCGCCGGCTCCGGCATCCCGCGGCGCGCGCCCGTCGCCGTGCCAGGGCACGGCGCGCCCGACCAGCTCCAGCAGCAGTGGAACCGGCCCCAGGCCGGCGACCAGCCGCAGGCCGAGCCGGCGCCGATCATCCAGGACGGCTGGCAGTGGGACCCCGTGGCGCACCAGTGGCGCCCGCTGGAGCAGCCCCCGGCCCCGCGCCCGGCCGGTGACGACGACGGGCGGACCCAGATCCGGCCCTGA
- a CDS encoding 2'-5' RNA ligase family protein, whose amino-acid sequence MVTIGVAVAIPEPWGSQLQDYRTRIGDTTATQIPTHITLVPPTEVEADAVADVEAHLAQAAAGVDPFAVHLRGTGTFRPVSPVVFVTVAEGIAGCEQLAEAARRGPLDVDLAFPYHPHVTVAHELEDSVLDEVFEDLARFECRFDVDHFHLYVHDQQRGWRPTREFTLAGPARAVEREE is encoded by the coding sequence GTGGTCACGATCGGAGTCGCCGTCGCCATCCCCGAGCCGTGGGGCAGCCAGCTGCAGGACTACCGCACCCGGATCGGCGACACCACCGCCACCCAGATCCCGACCCACATCACCCTGGTGCCGCCCACCGAGGTCGAGGCCGACGCCGTGGCCGACGTCGAGGCCCACCTGGCGCAGGCCGCCGCCGGCGTCGACCCCTTCGCGGTCCACCTGCGCGGCACCGGCACCTTCCGACCGGTCTCCCCGGTCGTCTTCGTGACCGTGGCCGAGGGCATCGCCGGTTGCGAGCAGCTTGCCGAGGCTGCGCGGCGCGGACCGCTCGACGTCGACCTGGCCTTCCCCTACCACCCGCACGTGACGGTGGCCCACGAGCTGGAGGACAGCGTCCTCGACGAGGTCTTCGAGGACCTGGCCCGCTTCGAGTGCCGCTTCGACGTCGACCACTTCCACCTCTACGTCCACGACCAGCAGCGCGGGTGGCGCCCGACCCGCGAGTTCACGCTCGCCGGGCCCGCCCGCGCCGTCGAGCGCGAGGAGTGA
- a CDS encoding MFS transporter: MTTLAPAAPAAQPVTRARFVMAVVALATGGFAIGTTEFVTMGLLPQIAGGIGVTIPQAGHLISAYALGVVVGAPTLAALGARLPRRALLVWLMVAYAVLNLLSAAVSHYGLLAFVRFLDGLPHGAYFGVSALVASSMVSPDRRGRALALVMMGIPVANLAGVPAATLLGQAYGWRAAYVAVGLVSVLTVVMILLFVPSTPGDATATGRRELAALRHPQLWYAVGAGAIGFGGLFALVSYIAPITTDVGGLPESAVAVFLLVLGAGMVVGNVVAGRLVDWSVEKSLRGAAVGLALALVLYFVLAPTGWWAVLAGFLVTVIGSVLALGFMARLMDAAEHAQTLGAAMSHASLNIGNALGAWLGGLVIAAGYGLRAPLVVGAALALAGLGVLVVARRAHLLED, translated from the coding sequence ATGACGACTCTCGCCCCGGCCGCGCCCGCCGCCCAGCCGGTGACCCGCGCCCGCTTCGTGATGGCCGTGGTGGCCCTGGCCACCGGTGGTTTCGCGATCGGCACCACCGAGTTCGTCACGATGGGGCTGCTGCCCCAGATCGCGGGCGGCATCGGGGTCACGATCCCGCAGGCGGGCCACCTGATCTCCGCCTACGCCCTGGGCGTGGTGGTCGGTGCGCCGACCCTCGCGGCGCTGGGCGCGCGGCTGCCCCGCCGCGCGCTGCTGGTGTGGCTGATGGTCGCCTACGCCGTGCTCAACCTGCTCTCCGCGGCGGTCTCGCACTACGGCCTGCTGGCCTTCGTGCGGTTCCTCGACGGGCTGCCGCACGGCGCCTACTTCGGCGTCTCGGCGCTGGTGGCCTCCAGCATGGTCAGCCCCGACAGGCGCGGACGCGCCCTGGCCCTGGTGATGATGGGCATCCCCGTCGCCAACCTCGCCGGCGTCCCCGCCGCCACCCTGCTCGGCCAGGCCTACGGCTGGCGCGCGGCGTACGTCGCCGTCGGGCTGGTCTCGGTCCTCACCGTCGTGATGATCCTGCTCTTCGTGCCCAGCACCCCGGGCGACGCCACCGCCACCGGCCGGCGCGAGCTCGCGGCGCTGCGCCACCCCCAGCTCTGGTACGCCGTCGGGGCCGGCGCGATCGGATTCGGCGGCCTCTTCGCGCTGGTCTCCTACATCGCCCCGATCACCACCGACGTGGGCGGTCTGCCGGAGTCGGCGGTCGCGGTCTTCCTGCTGGTCCTCGGCGCCGGCATGGTCGTGGGCAACGTGGTGGCCGGGCGCCTGGTCGACTGGTCGGTCGAGAAGTCGCTGCGCGGTGCCGCCGTGGGCCTGGCGCTCGCGCTGGTGCTCTACTTCGTGCTCGCCCCCACCGGCTGGTGGGCGGTGCTGGCCGGCTTCCTGGTCACCGTCATCGGCTCGGTGCTGGCGCTGGGCTTCATGGCCCGGCTGATGGACGCCGCCGAGCACGCCCAGACCCTGGGCGCGGCGATGAGCCACGCCAGCCTCAACATCGGCAACGCGCTGGGCGCCTGGCTGGGCGGCCTGGTGATCGCGGCCGGCTACGGGCTGCGCGCACCGCTGGTCGTGGGCGCCGCGCTCGCGCTCGCCGGCCTCGGCGTGCTCGTGGTCGCGCGCCGGGCCCACCTGCTCGAGGACTGA
- a CDS encoding fumarate reductase/succinate dehydrogenase flavoprotein subunit, with protein sequence MASTADVSGLTELNGPPEQRSDDAHGYYTPAPEKLVDAKAPTGLIKDRWTTRKMENRLVNPANRRKLDVIIVGTGLAGGSAAATLGEAGYNVKSFCYQDSPRRAHSIAAQGGINAAKNYKEDGDSTYRLFYDTVKGGDYRSRESNVYRLAEVSANIIDQCVAQGVPFARDYAGLLDNRSFGGVQVSRTFYARGQTGQQLLIGAYQAMERQVAAGTVTQYTRHEMLEVIVVDGKARGIIARDLVTGEIETHLADVVVLASGGYGNVFYLSTNAMGSNVTASWRAHRKGAYMANPCYTQIHPTCIPVSGDHQSKLTLMSESLRNDGRIWVPKNKEDCTKDPRDIPEEDRDYYLERIYPSFGNLVPRDIASRQAKNMCDEGRGVGPMVGDFRRGVYLDFADAIARLGEDAVREKYDNLFDMYERITGENPYQVPMRIYPAVHYVMGGLWVDYDLQSNIPGLFVTGEANFSDHGANRLGASALMQGLADGYFVLPNTIRDYLADGPFEQIDESHPAVVEARTSVEERIDKFLSIGGSRSADSFHKELGNIMWEYCGMERSEDGLRKAIDMIRELKAEFWTNLKVLGTADSLNQSLEKAGRVIDFIELGELMCIDALNRRESCGGHFRAESQTEDGEALRHDEEFAYVAAWEFGGEGGLPVLHKEDLIYTAIEMKQRSYK encoded by the coding sequence ATGGCATCCACCGCAGACGTCAGCGGCCTGACCGAGCTCAACGGTCCCCCCGAGCAGCGCTCCGACGACGCCCACGGCTACTACACGCCGGCGCCCGAGAAGCTGGTCGACGCCAAGGCCCCCACCGGTCTGATCAAGGACCGCTGGACCACCCGCAAGATGGAGAACCGGCTGGTCAACCCGGCCAACCGCCGCAAGCTCGACGTGATCATCGTCGGCACCGGCCTGGCCGGCGGCTCGGCCGCGGCCACGCTCGGCGAGGCCGGCTACAACGTGAAGTCCTTCTGCTACCAGGACTCCCCGCGCCGGGCGCACTCGATCGCCGCCCAGGGCGGCATCAACGCGGCCAAGAACTACAAGGAGGACGGCGACTCCACCTACCGCCTCTTCTACGACACGGTCAAGGGCGGCGACTACCGCTCGCGCGAGTCGAACGTCTACCGCCTGGCCGAGGTCAGCGCCAACATCATCGACCAGTGCGTCGCGCAGGGCGTCCCCTTCGCCCGCGACTACGCCGGCCTGCTCGACAACCGCTCCTTCGGCGGCGTGCAGGTCTCGCGCACCTTCTACGCCCGCGGCCAGACCGGTCAGCAGCTGCTGATCGGCGCCTACCAGGCCATGGAGCGCCAGGTCGCGGCCGGCACGGTCACCCAGTACACCCGCCACGAGATGCTCGAGGTCATCGTCGTCGACGGCAAGGCGCGCGGCATCATCGCCCGCGACCTGGTCACCGGCGAGATCGAGACCCACCTGGCCGACGTGGTCGTGCTGGCCTCCGGCGGCTACGGCAACGTCTTCTACCTCTCCACGAACGCGATGGGCTCCAACGTCACCGCGTCGTGGCGTGCGCACCGCAAGGGCGCCTACATGGCCAACCCCTGCTACACGCAGATCCACCCCACGTGCATCCCGGTCTCCGGCGACCACCAGTCGAAGCTGACGCTGATGTCGGAGTCGCTGCGCAACGACGGCCGCATCTGGGTGCCGAAGAACAAGGAGGACTGCACCAAGGACCCGCGCGACATCCCCGAGGAGGACCGCGACTACTACCTGGAGCGGATCTACCCCTCGTTCGGCAACCTGGTGCCCCGCGACATCGCCTCGCGCCAGGCCAAGAACATGTGCGACGAGGGTCGCGGCGTGGGCCCGATGGTCGGCGACTTCCGTCGCGGCGTCTACCTCGACTTCGCCGACGCGATCGCGCGTCTGGGCGAGGACGCGGTGCGCGAGAAGTACGACAACCTCTTCGACATGTACGAGCGGATCACGGGTGAGAACCCCTACCAGGTCCCGATGCGGATCTACCCCGCCGTGCACTACGTCATGGGCGGGCTGTGGGTCGACTACGACCTGCAGTCCAACATCCCGGGTCTCTTCGTGACCGGCGAGGCCAACTTCTCCGACCACGGCGCCAACCGCCTCGGCGCCTCGGCGCTGATGCAGGGCCTGGCCGACGGCTACTTCGTGCTGCCGAACACCATCCGCGACTACCTCGCCGACGGTCCCTTCGAGCAGATCGACGAGTCTCACCCCGCCGTGGTCGAGGCACGCACCTCGGTCGAGGAGCGCATCGACAAGTTCCTCTCCATCGGCGGCTCCCGCTCGGCCGACTCCTTCCACAAGGAGCTCGGCAACATCATGTGGGAGTACTGCGGCATGGAGCGCTCCGAGGACGGCCTGCGCAAGGCCATCGACATGATCCGCGAGCTCAAGGCGGAGTTCTGGACCAACCTGAAGGTGCTCGGCACCGCCGACTCCCTCAACCAGAGCCTCGAGAAGGCCGGGCGCGTCATCGACTTCATCGAGCTCGGCGAGCTGATGTGCATCGACGCCCTCAACCGTCGCGAGTCCTGCGGCGGCCACTTCCGCGCGGAGTCGCAGACCGAGGACGGCGAGGCGCTGCGCCACGACGAGGAGTTCGCCTACGTCGCGGCCTGGGAGTTCGGCGGCGAGGGCGGTCTGCCCGTGCTGCACAAGGAAGACCTGATCTACACCGCCATCGAGATGAAGCAGCGGAGCTACAAGTGA